The Iamia sp. SCSIO 61187 genomic sequence GCCGGAAGGCGTCGCGCACCTGGGCGACCACGTCGTCGTGGACGACGACGCGGCCGGTGTGACGGGCCCCGTCGTAGCCCCAGTACGCGACCTGCACCGTCGACAGCGAGGTCCAGTGGACCGGGCAGCCTTCGCGCCACGAGTGGGGGACGTCGGCTCGCGCGACCGGGGTGACGGTCGACGAGAACGCCGGGGCCGACGCCGGCGGTCGGGCTCCACCGGTGGGGTCGGGGTGGCAAGCGGCCAGGAGCACGACGACCAGGGCCAAGGCGGCGACGCCTGCCCGACCGGGCGCGAGGGACGGACGACGACGGGGACCCACCATGGTCCCACCATCGGTCGTGCACCCTGCGCGGTCAAGCACGCACGCCGAGATCAGCGGATGCGGAGCCTCTGGAGCTCGGGGGGGATCGAGCCCACGACCGGGCGCTGGACGGCCGGGCCCCGCACCGTCTCGGCCGGGACGGCGCACTCCTCGGGCTCGCCGGTGGAGTCGATGCCGCTCCCCCGCAGCACGAGGCGCAGGCCCAGCTCGGTCTCGACCGAGAGCGACTCACCGGTGTCCTCGATCACCTCGATCCGCGGGCCCTGGTCGCCGGGGTACAGGCGGGTCAGGTACTCCGGGGCGTAGATCACCACGTCGCCGATCGACCCGACCGGCTCCATGTCGGCGCCGGGGAGGAAGTCCTCGTACAGGAACGGGGCGGTCGACTCGCAGCAGCCGGTCCCGATCG encodes the following:
- a CDS encoding DUF779 domain-containing protein, which encodes MRIQASARAAEVVAEMATRRSGTLTVTIGTGCCESTAPFLYEDFLPGADMEPVGSIGDVVIYAPEYLTRLYPGDQGPRIEVIEDTGESLSVETELGLRLVLRGSGIDSTGEPEECAVPAETVRGPAVQRPVVGSIPPELQRLRIR